A section of the Verrucomicrobium sp. GAS474 genome encodes:
- a CDS encoding tetratricopeptide repeat protein, whose translation MSAPSFEEAAAMAQEALQLQSAGDPAMAIEIYRKTLPTLDAVPEIHNNLAVCHFNLGDLEEAERELRMALRLRPTYAEAHSNLGNTLKGVGKVREAVSHYREALRLSPHYAWAHFNLGTCLLEEHQPAAAEAELREALLQLPKAAKVWRNFSLAQLEQGNVAGALEAIDRAFALDPDDAEVRCNRALARLLCGDFKVGWEEYEWRWRLPDNAPLRYPMPRWKGEDLRNKRILLWTEQGAGTAIQFIRYAPLLAERGAEVVVACPESLRRLFVSARGVSEVVSREGGAGKGSGSPTVPPCDYELPMISAALRFGTTEGTVPPPERFFLPDEAGIEDDEEIAAKPPGRKPLLKVALVWAGNPAHANDRLRSIPLSIFHPLASIPGIEWISFQKGDPALVAKAVAGWPAGPEGRGLRDAGSGFADFYDTAMALEEVDLVISVDTAVAHLAGSLGKPTALFLPFHPDWRWMLRRGDTPWYPSVRLLRQATPPAGTSHESVAAAWAEPLAAVATLLRELAALR comes from the coding sequence ATGAGTGCCCCCTCCTTTGAAGAAGCCGCCGCGATGGCGCAGGAAGCCCTCCAGCTCCAATCGGCCGGCGATCCGGCGATGGCGATCGAGATCTACCGGAAGACCCTGCCGACCCTCGACGCGGTCCCCGAGATCCACAACAACCTCGCCGTCTGCCACTTCAACCTCGGCGACCTCGAGGAGGCCGAGCGGGAACTCCGCATGGCGCTCCGCCTCCGGCCGACCTACGCCGAGGCCCACAGCAACCTCGGCAACACGCTGAAGGGCGTCGGCAAGGTGCGGGAGGCCGTCAGCCATTACCGCGAGGCGCTCCGCCTCTCCCCCCATTACGCCTGGGCCCACTTCAACCTCGGCACCTGCCTGCTGGAGGAACACCAGCCCGCCGCGGCCGAGGCCGAGCTGCGGGAGGCGCTCCTCCAGCTTCCGAAGGCGGCGAAGGTCTGGCGCAATTTCTCCCTCGCCCAGCTCGAGCAGGGGAACGTCGCGGGGGCGCTCGAGGCGATCGACCGGGCCTTCGCCCTCGATCCCGACGACGCCGAGGTCCGCTGCAACCGGGCCCTCGCCCGCCTCCTCTGCGGCGACTTCAAGGTCGGCTGGGAGGAATACGAGTGGCGGTGGCGGCTCCCCGATAACGCGCCCCTCCGCTACCCGATGCCCCGCTGGAAGGGGGAGGACCTGCGGAACAAGCGGATCCTGCTCTGGACCGAGCAGGGCGCGGGGACGGCGATCCAGTTCATCCGCTACGCGCCGCTGCTGGCGGAACGGGGGGCCGAGGTCGTCGTCGCCTGCCCGGAAAGCCTCCGCCGTCTCTTCGTCTCGGCGCGGGGCGTCTCCGAGGTCGTCAGCCGGGAGGGGGGGGCGGGGAAGGGTTCGGGATCGCCGACCGTTCCGCCGTGCGATTACGAGCTGCCGATGATCTCCGCCGCGCTCCGCTTCGGGACGACGGAGGGGACGGTCCCGCCGCCGGAACGGTTCTTCCTCCCCGACGAGGCGGGGATCGAGGACGACGAGGAGATCGCGGCGAAGCCTCCCGGGCGGAAGCCCTTGTTGAAGGTCGCCCTCGTCTGGGCGGGCAATCCGGCCCACGCCAACGACCGCCTCCGCTCGATCCCCCTTTCGATCTTCCATCCCCTCGCCTCGATCCCGGGCATCGAGTGGATCAGCTTCCAGAAGGGCGATCCCGCCCTCGTCGCGAAGGCGGTGGCGGGCTGGCCCGCCGGACCGGAGGGGCGGGGTTTGCGCGATGCGGGGAGCGGCTTCGCCGACTTCTACGACACGGCGATGGCGCTGGAGGAGGTCGACCTCGTGATCTCGGTCGACACCGCCGTGGCCCATCTCGCGGGGAGCCTCGGGAAGCCGACGGCGCTCTTCCTCCCCTTCCATCCCGATTGGCGGTGGATGCTCCGCCGCGGGGACACGCCGTGGTATCCCTCGGTCCGGCTCCTGCGCCAGGCGACGCCCCCCGCCGGGACGAGCCATGAGAGCGTGGCCGCAGCCTGGGCCGAACCGTTGGCCGCCGTGGCGACGTTGCTGAGAGAGCTGGCCGCGCTCCGATGA
- a CDS encoding glycosyltransferase has product MGKSTILLLADAGDPAAWSRARRARAALSSGRGDERQRVLLRDLADMEALFPRLADSGDVAAVGVRHVLVTQQRLFLSHFDIGEIRLFSAPSDALRAFLEEVLAAHGAEMGVEEGGDPGSDEGIEKEGRDGVWVAIHEASTPATKTAEAIARACAEEGHRTEIWETGMIRARVLMEDDDASFAAETGAVIGREIARRIEAGGIGTILGLDLNWYLDPGLFLDHPRIRRVVSFWFDDVKAWCQAPYNACFPGAAARLPEALRHPKVLHCCYGRGQLEEMRLLGFANTRLSFLAAPAEALRRREWPSPETKGKAAFVGNPGLNVPPPPALLALLERGAEIEEIRSLAREIALLFARSHFAALVAREPSVLAFFAHALELRAREPYIPAAVVFRALEAHFPAVLAALNHSGEILNALLVVKMANQFDRPALVHRLWRAGLLDVHSNADAWRAYGIEARPDVPFHRLGEVYQNYLCHLNGSNACRDATANEKLFEIAAYGRVSVNFASPDVLRCYGEGEIAAIASLGEAEARVRGFLADPDTALAFGERARRRTASEHLWNHRLRGLLT; this is encoded by the coding sequence ATGGGAAAAAGCACGATTCTGCTATTGGCCGATGCCGGGGACCCGGCGGCCTGGAGTCGCGCCCGCCGCGCGCGCGCGGCTCTCTCCTCGGGGCGAGGAGACGAGCGCCAGCGGGTGCTCCTCCGCGACCTCGCCGACATGGAGGCGCTCTTCCCCCGCCTGGCCGACTCGGGCGACGTCGCGGCGGTCGGCGTCCGGCACGTGCTGGTGACGCAGCAGCGGCTTTTCCTTTCCCATTTCGACATCGGGGAGATCCGCCTTTTCTCCGCGCCCTCGGACGCCTTGCGGGCTTTCCTCGAGGAGGTTCTGGCGGCTCACGGCGCTGAAATGGGGGTCGAGGAGGGGGGTGATCCGGGCTCGGACGAAGGGATCGAAAAAGAAGGCAGGGACGGCGTCTGGGTCGCGATCCACGAAGCCTCGACTCCCGCGACGAAGACCGCCGAGGCGATCGCCCGCGCCTGCGCCGAGGAGGGCCACCGGACCGAGATCTGGGAAACGGGGATGATCCGGGCCCGCGTCCTGATGGAGGACGACGACGCCTCCTTCGCCGCCGAGACGGGGGCCGTCATCGGGCGCGAGATCGCCCGGCGCATCGAGGCCGGCGGGATCGGGACGATCCTCGGCCTCGACCTGAACTGGTACCTCGATCCGGGCCTCTTCCTCGACCATCCCCGGATCCGGCGGGTCGTCTCCTTCTGGTTCGACGACGTGAAGGCCTGGTGCCAGGCCCCCTACAACGCCTGCTTCCCCGGCGCCGCCGCCCGCCTTCCCGAGGCCCTCCGACATCCGAAGGTCCTCCACTGCTGCTACGGGCGGGGACAGCTGGAGGAGATGCGGCTCCTCGGCTTTGCGAACACCCGGCTCAGCTTCCTCGCCGCCCCCGCCGAGGCGCTTCGCCGCCGGGAGTGGCCCTCTCCCGAGACGAAGGGGAAGGCCGCGTTCGTCGGGAACCCCGGCCTCAACGTCCCCCCGCCACCGGCCCTCCTCGCGCTGCTGGAGCGGGGGGCGGAGATCGAGGAGATCCGCTCCCTCGCGCGGGAGATCGCGCTCCTCTTCGCCCGGAGCCATTTCGCCGCCCTCGTGGCGCGGGAGCCGTCGGTCCTCGCCTTCTTCGCCCACGCGCTCGAGCTCCGGGCGCGGGAGCCCTACATCCCGGCGGCGGTCGTCTTCCGGGCCCTGGAGGCCCATTTCCCGGCGGTCCTCGCCGCGCTGAACCACTCCGGGGAGATCCTCAACGCCCTCCTCGTCGTGAAGATGGCGAACCAGTTCGACCGTCCCGCCCTCGTCCACCGCCTGTGGCGGGCGGGGCTCCTCGACGTCCACAGCAACGCCGATGCGTGGCGGGCCTACGGCATCGAGGCGCGGCCCGACGTTCCCTTCCACCGCCTCGGCGAGGTCTACCAAAACTATCTCTGCCATCTCAACGGCTCCAACGCCTGCCGGGACGCGACGGCGAACGAGAAGCTCTTCGAGATCGCCGCCTACGGCCGGGTCTCGGTCAACTTCGCCTCGCCCGACGTCCTCCGCTGCTACGGTGAGGGCGAGATCGCGGCGATCGCCTCCCTCGGCGAGGCCGAGGCCCGGGTGCGGGGTTTCCTCGCCGATCCCGACACGGCCCTCGCCTTCGGCGAGCGGGCGCGCCGCCGCACCGCGTCGGAGCACCTCTGGAACCACCGCCTCCGGGGGCTCCTGACGTGA
- a CDS encoding tetratricopeptide repeat protein, with translation MSAGQTGDPRLQPIIALFQEGRGGEGTSALDRFLAAEPDHVEALALATFCHVRAGNKEAARACVGRAATLGLSHPVALNNLGLLAEEAEAAPGTIAALFRRAAEADPGNGEIADNLERALVAEGLAPGAAAGFWEKELRAYPRMAGLWTGLGNQGLAAGDLAGAGEAFARAAALRPERAETRVNLGIVEHRQGRPEAALRRYAEAAALEGGEGPSSALRWNRALSRLTLGDLENGFADYEARDYLGAYRRLPVPRWTGEPFSGTLLLHAEQGFGDAIQFARYAALAKERGGSVLLACDPLLERLLARVPGVDGIVRASEIDRAAREAAWEAPLLSLPHIVRTRLETIPASVPYLAWDEKPGRTGDRGPLRVGLVASGNPKYGNDLRRSIPPALLAPLAAVPGVRWTGFHHDGCPGGWWEEGLAGLPDGSDFYDTALRLREMDLVISVDTASAHLAGAMGLPLWILLPHAADWRWLRDCADSPWYPTARLFRQPRDGAWDEVVSAVGTALAGFPR, from the coding sequence GTGAGCGCGGGCCAGACCGGCGATCCCCGGTTGCAGCCGATCATCGCCCTCTTCCAGGAGGGGCGGGGCGGGGAGGGGACGTCGGCCCTCGACCGCTTCCTGGCGGCGGAACCCGATCACGTCGAGGCGCTGGCCCTCGCGACGTTCTGCCACGTGAGGGCGGGGAACAAGGAAGCGGCCCGCGCCTGCGTCGGGCGGGCGGCGACCCTCGGCCTCTCGCATCCGGTGGCGCTGAACAACCTCGGCCTGCTGGCCGAGGAAGCCGAGGCCGCGCCGGGGACGATCGCGGCGCTCTTCCGCCGCGCGGCGGAAGCCGATCCGGGAAACGGGGAAATCGCCGACAACCTCGAACGGGCGCTGGTCGCAGAGGGACTGGCTCCCGGCGCGGCAGCCGGGTTTTGGGAAAAGGAGCTGCGCGCCTATCCGCGGATGGCCGGGCTCTGGACGGGCCTGGGCAATCAGGGCCTCGCGGCGGGCGACCTGGCCGGGGCGGGGGAGGCTTTCGCCCGCGCGGCGGCGCTCCGCCCGGAGCGGGCCGAGACACGGGTGAACCTCGGCATCGTCGAGCACCGGCAGGGGCGGCCCGAGGCGGCGCTCCGGCGGTACGCGGAAGCGGCGGCGCTGGAGGGAGGGGAGGGGCCGTCGTCGGCGTTGCGCTGGAACCGCGCCCTCTCCCGGCTCACCCTCGGCGATCTTGAGAACGGCTTCGCCGATTACGAGGCGCGCGATTACCTCGGGGCCTACCGCCGTCTCCCGGTGCCGCGCTGGACGGGGGAACCGTTCTCGGGAACGCTGCTGCTCCACGCGGAGCAGGGTTTCGGCGACGCGATCCAGTTCGCCCGTTATGCGGCGCTGGCGAAGGAGCGGGGGGGAAGCGTCCTCCTCGCCTGCGACCCGCTGCTGGAGCGGCTGCTCGCCCGGGTGCCGGGCGTCGACGGGATCGTCCGCGCCTCGGAGATCGACCGGGCGGCGCGGGAGGCCGCGTGGGAGGCTCCCCTTCTCTCCCTGCCCCACATCGTGCGGACGCGGCTGGAGACGATTCCGGCGTCGGTGCCGTACCTGGCCTGGGATGAAAAACCGGGGCGGACGGGAGATCGCGGTCCTCTCCGGGTCGGCCTCGTCGCCTCGGGCAATCCGAAATACGGGAACGACCTCCGCCGCTCGATCCCGCCCGCCCTCCTCGCCCCGCTGGCTGCCGTCCCCGGCGTCCGCTGGACGGGATTCCATCACGACGGCTGTCCGGGCGGATGGTGGGAGGAAGGTCTGGCGGGCCTTCCCGACGGGTCCGATTTTTACGACACGGCGTTGCGGCTCCGGGAAATGGATCTCGTCATCTCGGTCGACACGGCCTCGGCCCATCTGGCGGGGGCGATGGGGCTCCCGCTCTGGATCTTGCTGCCGCACGCCGCCGATTGGCGCTGGCTGCGCGATTGCGCCGACTCGCCGTGGTATCCGACGGCCCGCCTCTTCCGCCAGCCCCGCGACGGGGCGTGGGACGAAGTGGTCTCGGCGGTCGGAACGGCACTGGCCGGGTTTCCGAGGTAA
- a CDS encoding flagellin: MAVIGTNIAAVSATNYLNYNNTQLTKSIQKLASGSRLADPSDDAAGVAVSGNLSARIRRLTAASQGAQDVVSAAQTTDGFLTTIQNILTRLSELAQEATNGSFGSSDRANYQTEFATLQTQIDSISSNATFDGISLFAAASISVAINADGVTDYLTLSTVGSTTSLGINAVSISTTTAALSSLTLLNSAIACITTRRASVNADVSKFNFYITNINTERTNVTSANSAIADLDIATESTNLSKYNILLQSATAELAQANSSQQAVLSLLK, translated from the coding sequence ATGGCCGTCATCGGAACGAACATCGCCGCCGTCAGCGCGACGAACTACCTCAACTACAACAACACCCAGCTCACCAAGTCGATCCAGAAGCTCGCTTCCGGTTCCCGCTTGGCTGATCCCTCCGACGACGCCGCCGGCGTCGCCGTCTCGGGCAATCTTTCCGCCCGTATCCGCCGCCTCACCGCCGCCTCCCAGGGCGCCCAGGACGTCGTCTCCGCCGCCCAGACCACCGACGGCTTCCTGACCACGATCCAGAACATCCTCACCCGCCTCTCCGAACTCGCCCAGGAAGCGACCAACGGTTCCTTCGGCAGCTCGGACCGCGCGAACTACCAGACCGAATTCGCCACGCTCCAGACCCAGATCGACTCGATCTCGAGCAACGCGACGTTCGACGGCATCAGCCTCTTCGCGGCGGCCAGCATCTCGGTTGCGATCAACGCGGACGGCGTCACCGATTACCTGACGCTCTCCACCGTCGGCAGCACCACCAGCCTCGGCATCAATGCGGTCTCGATCAGCACGACCACGGCTGCGCTCTCCTCGCTGACGCTCCTGAACTCCGCCATCGCCTGCATCACGACCCGCCGAGCCTCGGTCAACGCCGATGTCTCGAAGTTCAACTTCTACATCACCAACATCAACACCGAGCGGACGAACGTCACCAGCGCCAACAGCGCCATTGCCGACCTCGACATCGCCACGGAAAGCACGAACCTCTCGAAGTATAACATCCTGCTCCAGTCGGCCACCGCCGAATTGGCCCAGGCCAACTCGAGCCAGCAGGCGGTCCTCTCCCTCCTCAAGTAA
- a CDS encoding flagellin: MAVIGTNIAAVSATNYLNYNNTQLTKSIQKLASGSRLADPSDDAAGVAVSGNLSARIRRLTAASQGAQDVVSAAQTTDGFLTTIQNILTRLSELAQEATNGSFGSSDRANYQTEFATLQTQIDSISSNATFDGISLFAAASISVAINADGVTDYLTLSTVGSTTSLGINAVSISTTTAALSSLTLLNSAIACITTRRASVNADVSKFNFYITNINTERTNVTSANSAIADLDIATESTNLSKYNILLQSATAELAQANSSQQAVLSLLK, translated from the coding sequence ATGGCCGTCATCGGAACGAACATCGCCGCCGTCAGCGCGACGAACTACCTCAACTACAACAACACCCAGCTCACCAAGTCGATCCAGAAGCTCGCTTCCGGTTCCCGCTTGGCTGATCCCTCCGACGACGCCGCCGGCGTCGCCGTCTCGGGCAATCTTTCCGCCCGTATCCGCCGCCTCACCGCCGCCTCCCAGGGCGCCCAGGACGTCGTCTCCGCCGCCCAGACCACCGACGGCTTCCTGACCACGATCCAGAACATCCTCACCCGCCTCTCCGAACTCGCCCAGGAAGCGACCAACGGTTCCTTCGGCAGCTCGGACCGCGCGAACTACCAGACCGAATTCGCCACGCTCCAGACCCAGATCGACTCGATCTCGAGCAACGCGACGTTCGACGGCATCAGCCTCTTCGCGGCGGCCAGCATCTCGGTTGCGATCAACGCGGACGGCGTCACCGATTACCTGACGCTCTCCACCGTCGGCAGCACCACCAGCCTCGGCATCAATGCGGTCTCGATCAGCACGACCACGGCTGCGCTCTCCTCGCTGACGCTCCTGAACTCCGCCATCGCCTGCATCACGACCCGCCGCGCCTCGGTCAACGCCGATGTCTCGAAGTTCAACTTCTACATCACCAACATCAACACCGAGCGGACGAACGTCACCAGCGCCAACAGCGCCATTGCCGACCTCGACATCGCCACGGAAAGCACGAACCTCTCGAAGTATAACATCCTGCTCCAGTCGGCCACCGCCGAATTGGCCCAGGCCAACTCGAGCCAGCAGGCGGTCCTCTCCCTCCTCAAGTAA
- a CDS encoding flagellin codes for MAVIGTNIAAVSATNYLNYNNTQLTKSIQKLASGSRLADPSDDAAGVAVSGNLSARIRRLTAASQGAQDVVSAAQTTDGFLTSIQNILTRLSELAQEATNGSFGSADRANYQTEFSTLKTQIDSIASNATFDGISLFAATSITVAINADGVTDYLTLSTVGSTTSLGISTVSISTTTAALSSLTLLNSAISCITTRRASVNADVSKFNFYITNINTERTNVTSANSAIADLDIASESTNLSKYNILLQSATAELAQANSSQQAVLSLLK; via the coding sequence ATGGCAGTGATAGGAACCAATATCGCCGCGGTCAGCGCGACGAATTATCTCAACTACAATAACACGCAGTTGACCAAGTCGATCCAGAAGCTCGCTTCCGGGTCCCGCTTGGCCGACCCCTCCGATGACGCGGCCGGTGTCGCCGTCTCGGGGAACCTCTCCGCCCGTATTCGCCGCCTCACCGCGGCGTCCCAGGGCGCGCAGGACGTCGTCTCCGCGGCCCAGACCACGGACGGCTTCCTCACCTCGATCCAGAACATTCTGACCCGGCTCTCCGAGTTGGCGCAGGAAGCCACCAACGGCTCCTTCGGCAGCGCGGACCGGGCGAATTACCAGACCGAGTTCTCGACCCTGAAGACGCAGATCGACTCGATCGCCAGCAATGCGACGTTCGACGGGATCAGCCTCTTCGCGGCGACGAGCATCACGGTCGCGATCAACGCGGACGGCGTCACCGATTACCTGACGCTCTCCACCGTTGGCAGCACCACGAGCCTCGGCATCAGCACGGTCTCGATCAGCACGACGACTGCGGCCCTCTCCTCGTTGACTTTGCTCAACTCGGCGATCAGCTGCATCACCACCCGTCGCGCCTCGGTCAATGCCGATGTCTCGAAGTTCAACTTCTACATCACCAACATCAACACCGAACGGACGAACGTCACGAGCGCGAACAGCGCGATCGCCGACCTCGATATCGCCTCCGAGAGCACCAACCTCTCGAAGTACAATATCCTGCTCCAGTCGGCCACGGCGGAATTGGCCCAGGCCAATTCGAGCCAGCAGGCGGTTCTCTCCCTCCTGAAGTAA
- a CDS encoding flagellin → MAVIGTNIAAVSATNYLNYNNTQLTKSIQKLASGSRLADPSDDAAGVAVSGNLSARIRRLTAASQGAQDVVSAAQTTDGFLTTIQNILTRLSELAQEATNGSFGSADRANYQTEFATLQTQIDSIASNATFDGISLFTSTSVTVAINADGIVDSLTLSSIGTTTSLGINAVSISTTTAAISSLTLLNTAIACITTRRASVNADISKFNFYITNINTERTNVTSANSAIADLDIATESTNLSKYNILLQSATAELAQANSSQQAVLSLLK, encoded by the coding sequence ATGGCCGTTATCGGAACCAACATCGCCGCCGTCAGCGCGACGAATTACCTCAACTACAACAACACGCAGCTCACCAAGTCGATCCAGAAGCTCGCCTCGGGCTCGCGCCTCGCCGATCCGTCCGACGACGCCGCCGGCGTCGCCGTCTCGGGCAACCTCTCCGCCCGCATCCGCCGCCTCACCGCGGCCTCGCAGGGCGCCCAGGACGTCGTCTCCGCGGCCCAGACCACGGACGGCTTCCTCACCACGATCCAGAACATCCTGACCCGGCTCTCCGAGCTGGCGCAGGAAGCGACCAACGGCTCCTTCGGGAGCGCCGACCGGGCGAACTACCAGACCGAATTCGCCACGCTGCAGACCCAGATCGATTCGATCGCGAGCAACGCGACGTTCGACGGCATCAGCCTCTTCACCTCGACGAGCGTGACGGTGGCGATCAATGCCGACGGCATCGTCGACAGCCTCACCCTGTCCTCCATCGGAACGACGACGAGCCTCGGGATCAACGCCGTCTCCATCAGCACGACGACGGCGGCGATCTCCTCGCTGACGCTGCTGAACACGGCGATCGCCTGCATCACCACCCGCCGCGCCTCGGTGAATGCCGACATCTCGAAGTTCAACTTCTACATCACCAACATCAACACCGAGCGGACGAACGTCACCAGCGCCAACAGCGCCATCGCCGACCTCGACATCGCCACGGAAAGCACGAACCTCTCGAAGTACAACATCCTGCTCCAGTCGGCCACTGCCGAATTGGCCCAGGCCAACTCGAGCCAGCAGGCGGTCCTCTCCCTCCTCAAGTAA
- a CDS encoding flagellin encodes MSAIGTNIAALSVATYINQNNEASSRSISRLASGSRLAIPSDDAASVAVSGNLTARVARLGAASTVTQSVVSLAQTVDGFLSTIQSQLTRLGELAQEASNGSFGSADRANYQTEFSTLLSQINLIATSATFDGLSLFSAGTVTLAVNASGSTDSLVLSTVATATSLGLSAVSISTVTAATGAITLLTAAISCITSRRASVNADISKFNFYSTNIGYEQTNVISANSAISDVDIASESTKLSQSIILTKFGVSLLAQSNSNQKTVLGLLTPSASSSR; translated from the coding sequence ATGAGTGCCATCGGTACCAACATCGCGGCCCTGAGCGTCGCGACCTACATCAACCAGAACAACGAGGCCTCGAGCCGCTCGATCAGCCGCCTCGCGTCGGGCTCCCGCCTCGCCATCCCCTCCGACGACGCCGCCTCCGTCGCCGTCAGCGGGAACCTCACCGCCCGCGTCGCCCGCCTCGGCGCCGCCTCGACGGTCACCCAGAGCGTCGTCTCCCTCGCCCAGACCGTCGACGGCTTCCTCTCCACCATCCAGAGCCAGCTCACCCGCCTCGGCGAACTCGCCCAGGAGGCGAGCAACGGCTCCTTCGGCAGCGCCGACCGCGCGAACTACCAGACCGAGTTCTCGACCCTCCTCTCCCAGATCAACCTCATCGCCACCAGCGCCACCTTCGACGGCCTCTCCCTCTTCAGCGCCGGCACCGTCACCCTCGCCGTCAACGCCTCGGGCAGCACCGACAGCCTCGTCCTCTCCACCGTGGCCACGGCGACCAGCCTCGGCCTCTCCGCCGTCTCGATCAGCACCGTCACCGCCGCGACCGGGGCCATCACCCTCCTCACCGCCGCGATCAGCTGCATCACCTCCCGCCGCGCCTCGGTGAACGCCGACATCTCGAAGTTCAACTTCTACAGCACGAACATCGGCTACGAGCAGACGAACGTCATCAGCGCCAACAGCGCCATCTCCGACGTCGACATCGCCTCCGAAAGCACGAAGCTGAGCCAGAGCATCATCCTCACGAAGTTCGGCGTCTCCCTCCTCGCCCAGTCGAACTCGAACCAGAAGACCGTCCTCGGCCTCCTGACCCCGTCGGCCAGTTCCTCGCGGTAA
- a CDS encoding glycosyltransferase codes for MNFLTLHPLLGMRHLALDEWNAALRAAGHEVEERALRRPDAPPEETAAALAAEIGRKDPAALFAASALLFTLPSFFERPEVAGRPLVCFWFDDPYRPVTRWEREPGFLDALRRPHVHHHVWDGHWRAWLAERHGIASRPIHLAADPDFYRPLPPEGRTVDDVVFIGTLASRAAIEARKAALSPVLAKAARQVEAALVAAPFGADPFALVEAALAGLPERLRAEVEALAVRTPDALLALRALAWHLGKNEVRRRMLRAALDAAPVTLFSGNLEQTQAGAGELAALVGPAPHPLHFHNTGNLPLRDLPLLYAEGRLHLQGTDPQSVLGGLPFRVFQTTACGQALLTDVKPELLACYREGTEIACYRTEAEIAPAIARWLTHAPERQALAAAGRERFLAEHTWAHRVREVLGGLGLTRAA; via the coding sequence ATGAACTTCCTCACCCTCCATCCCCTCCTCGGCATGCGCCACCTGGCCCTCGACGAGTGGAACGCCGCCCTCCGCGCCGCCGGGCACGAGGTGGAGGAACGGGCGCTCCGCCGGCCCGACGCCCCCCCGGAGGAGACCGCCGCGGCCCTCGCCGCCGAGATCGGGCGGAAGGACCCCGCCGCCCTCTTCGCCGCCAGCGCCCTCCTCTTCACCCTCCCCTCCTTCTTCGAGCGGCCCGAGGTCGCCGGGCGCCCCCTCGTCTGCTTCTGGTTCGACGATCCCTACCGGCCCGTCACCCGTTGGGAGCGGGAGCCCGGCTTCCTCGACGCGCTGCGGCGGCCCCACGTCCATCACCACGTCTGGGACGGCCATTGGCGGGCCTGGCTCGCGGAGCGGCACGGCATCGCCTCCCGCCCCATCCACCTCGCCGCCGATCCCGACTTCTATCGCCCCCTCCCCCCCGAGGGACGGACGGTCGACGACGTCGTCTTCATCGGCACCCTGGCCTCCCGCGCCGCCATCGAGGCGCGGAAGGCCGCCCTCTCCCCCGTCCTCGCGAAGGCGGCCCGGCAGGTCGAGGCCGCCCTCGTCGCCGCCCCCTTCGGCGCCGATCCCTTCGCCCTCGTCGAGGCCGCCCTCGCCGGATTGCCCGAACGGCTCCGCGCCGAGGTCGAGGCCCTCGCCGTCCGGACTCCCGACGCCCTCCTCGCCCTCCGCGCCCTCGCCTGGCACCTGGGGAAAAACGAGGTCCGCCGCCGGATGCTCCGCGCCGCCCTCGACGCCGCCCCCGTCACCCTCTTTTCCGGGAATCTGGAACAGACCCAGGCCGGGGCCGGGGAACTGGCCGCCCTCGTCGGCCCCGCCCCCCATCCCCTCCACTTCCACAATACCGGGAACCTCCCCCTGCGCGACCTCCCCCTCCTCTACGCCGAGGGCCGCCTCCACCTGCAGGGGACCGATCCCCAGTCGGTCCTCGGCGGCCTCCCCTTCCGCGTCTTCCAGACCACCGCCTGCGGCCAGGCCCTCCTCACCGACGTGAAGCCGGAGCTCCTCGCCTGCTACCGCGAGGGGACCGAGATCGCCTGCTACCGCACCGAGGCCGAGATCGCCCCGGCCATCGCCCGCTGGCTGACCCACGCCCCGGAACGCCAAGCCCTCGCCGCGGCGGGACGGGAACGCTTCCTCGCCGAACACACCTGGGCCCACCGGGTGCGCGAGGTGCTGGGAGGATTGGGCCTGACGAGGGCCGCTTAG
- a CDS encoding type III pantothenate kinase, which yields MPDELKKKEAPFLVVDVSNSFTKYAVATPGRLLRGQGGTCPTPSLNLATVRALARRFKGKAVFLSSVVPARTKIFRRVFGRRLHVLHGEAVPLGMPVRYPNKARIGPDRLANALAVRSLYGAPAVVIDFGTAVTFDVIDRDGAYCGGVIAPGLNMMTEYLHERTALLPRVEVREPRRAIGKSTEEAIRVGAVIGYRGMIREILGAVRSELLAGKKPKGTVHVVATGGQAGIVARAMPEVAAVVPGLTLDGLRLWAGTVLASI from the coding sequence ATGCCGGACGAACTCAAAAAGAAAGAGGCTCCGTTCCTCGTCGTCGACGTGAGCAACTCGTTCACGAAGTACGCCGTCGCCACGCCGGGCCGCCTGCTGCGCGGGCAGGGCGGCACCTGCCCGACGCCGTCGCTCAACCTCGCGACGGTCCGGGCTCTGGCCCGCCGTTTCAAGGGGAAGGCGGTCTTCCTCAGCAGCGTCGTCCCGGCGCGGACGAAGATCTTCCGGCGCGTCTTCGGCAGGCGGCTCCACGTCCTCCACGGGGAGGCGGTCCCGCTGGGGATGCCGGTCCGCTATCCGAACAAGGCCCGGATCGGCCCGGACCGCCTGGCGAACGCCCTCGCCGTCCGCTCCCTCTACGGCGCGCCCGCCGTCGTCATCGACTTCGGCACGGCGGTGACCTTCGACGTGATCGACCGGGACGGGGCCTACTGCGGCGGCGTCATCGCCCCCGGCCTGAACATGATGACCGAGTACCTGCACGAGCGGACGGCGCTCCTCCCCCGCGTCGAGGTCCGCGAGCCGCGCCGCGCCATCGGGAAGAGCACCGAGGAGGCGATCCGCGTCGGCGCGGTGATCGGCTACCGGGGGATGATCCGGGAGATCCTCGGCGCGGTCCGGAGCGAGCTCCTCGCGGGGAAAAAGCCGAAGGGGACCGTCCACGTCGTCGCCACCGGCGGGCAGGCCGGGATCGTGGCGCGGGCGATGCCCGAGGTCGCTGCCGTCGTCCCGGGGCTGACCCTCGACGGGCTCCGGCTCTGGGCCGGGACCGTCCTCGCCTCTATTTGA